A stretch of the Dechloromonas sp. TW-R-39-2 genome encodes the following:
- a CDS encoding YceI family protein: MKRIALAFALATAFSVQAAEFTQVQADKSAINFTYKQMGVAVDGKFKRFSSQLTFDPAKPAAAKASFDVELASVDTGAPEGDDEVAGKPWFNTKAFPTAKFVSTSVKALGGNKYEVTGQLSIKGKTQDVVVPATFAAQGKSGVFDGSFTIRRADFSIGEGTWAKFDIVANDVLIKFRITANSK, translated from the coding sequence ATGAAACGCATCGCCCTCGCCTTTGCACTGGCCACCGCCTTCTCGGTACAGGCCGCCGAATTCACCCAGGTTCAAGCCGACAAGAGCGCCATCAACTTTACGTACAAGCAGATGGGTGTCGCGGTCGACGGCAAATTCAAGCGCTTTTCCAGCCAACTAACCTTCGATCCAGCCAAGCCGGCAGCCGCCAAGGCCAGCTTCGATGTCGAACTGGCCAGCGTCGATACCGGCGCACCGGAAGGCGACGATGAAGTGGCCGGCAAGCCCTGGTTCAACACCAAGGCCTTCCCGACGGCAAAGTTTGTCTCGACCAGCGTCAAGGCCCTCGGCGGCAACAAGTACGAAGTCACCGGTCAACTGAGCATCAAGGGCAAGACGCAGGATGTCGTCGTTCCTGCCACCTTTGCGGCACAAGGCAAAAGCGGCGTTTTCGATGGCAGCTTCACCATCCGCCGGGCCGATTTTTCAATTGGCGAAGGCACCTGGGCCAAGTTTGACATTGTCGCCAACGATGTCCTGATCAAATTCCGCATCACCGCCAACAGCAAGTAA
- a CDS encoding LTA synthase family protein: protein MVADPDFVSVIAASLIGLMLSVTVERLLKPRPPLWRPPAAWGLHAGVWLATHALLTLLLGRPWFACAVALALLLTLVLVNNAKVTALREPFVFQDYEYFTDAIRHPRLYIPFLGWWKFLGAAAGFIGAVLIGFWGEAAPEHRFALSGHLGAILLVAGAGGSLLMLGSRKSLPVRFQPEHDILSLGFIACLWRYGEEARHPLVVASPFDFLVPQDGNGELPHLIAVQSESFFDARSLYAGIRPDVLEQFDRLKAEAVCHGRLKVPAWGANTVRSEFAFLAGVSDDKLGVHRFNPYRAIAAGLASPSLASFLKSLGYRTICIHPYPASFYQRDRVSPHLGFSEFLDIREFDRNLRFGPYISDAAVADKIAEIVREASGPVFVFAITMENHGPLHLENVAPTDMAELYSIPPPAGCDDLTIYLRHLRNADRMAAKLRTLLSECERSASLCWFGDHVPIMPRVYETFGAPNGKVEYVLWHNQISQPSEKIDGSVSELAIGWLCTAGLCRL from the coding sequence ATGGTGGCTGATCCTGACTTCGTTTCGGTGATTGCTGCATCGCTGATCGGCCTGATGTTGTCGGTGACGGTTGAGCGTTTGCTGAAACCTCGACCACCGCTTTGGCGGCCACCGGCGGCTTGGGGATTGCACGCCGGGGTTTGGCTGGCGACTCATGCCCTGCTGACACTGTTGCTGGGCCGCCCTTGGTTCGCCTGCGCGGTGGCTCTGGCTTTGCTGCTGACGCTGGTGCTGGTGAATAACGCGAAGGTGACGGCGTTGCGCGAACCTTTCGTTTTTCAGGACTACGAGTATTTCACCGACGCAATCCGGCATCCACGTCTTTACATACCATTTTTGGGATGGTGGAAATTTCTGGGCGCTGCGGCCGGGTTTATTGGTGCCGTATTGATTGGCTTCTGGGGTGAGGCTGCACCAGAGCATCGTTTTGCTTTGTCTGGCCATCTGGGCGCTATCCTGCTCGTGGCCGGGGCAGGGGGATCGCTGCTGATGTTGGGCAGCAGGAAATCTTTGCCGGTACGCTTTCAGCCGGAGCACGATATTCTGAGCTTGGGTTTTATTGCCTGCTTATGGCGCTATGGTGAGGAGGCGCGCCATCCGTTAGTGGTTGCGTCACCATTCGATTTCCTCGTTCCGCAGGATGGCAACGGCGAATTGCCTCATTTGATCGCGGTACAGAGTGAATCCTTCTTTGATGCCCGATCCCTGTATGCTGGTATTAGGCCTGATGTGCTGGAGCAGTTTGATCGGCTGAAGGCCGAGGCCGTTTGCCATGGTCGCTTGAAGGTGCCGGCTTGGGGGGCAAATACCGTCCGTTCGGAGTTCGCTTTTCTTGCTGGTGTTAGCGACGACAAGCTGGGCGTACACCGCTTTAATCCTTATCGTGCGATTGCCGCTGGTTTGGCGTCGCCCTCGTTAGCTTCTTTTTTGAAGAGCTTGGGCTATCGCACGATTTGCATCCACCCGTACCCCGCAAGCTTCTACCAGCGTGACCGTGTTTCCCCTCACTTGGGTTTTAGTGAATTTTTGGATATCCGCGAATTCGACAGGAACCTCCGCTTTGGCCCCTACATTAGCGATGCGGCAGTGGCCGATAAGATTGCTGAAATAGTGCGGGAGGCATCGGGGCCAGTGTTTGTGTTTGCCATCACGATGGAGAACCACGGTCCCCTGCATCTTGAGAATGTGGCACCTACCGATATGGCTGAGTTGTATTCCATACCACCACCAGCGGGATGTGACGATCTGACAATCTATCTGCGCCATCTCCGGAATGCCGATCGAATGGCTGCCAAGCTGCGTACGCTTCTCTCCGAGTGCGAAAGGTCAGCCAGTCTATGCTGGTTCGGTGACCATGTGCCGATCATGCCCAGGGTGTATGAAACGTTTGGTGCGCCAAATGGTAAAGTTGAATATGTTCTTTGGCATAACCAGATAAGCCAACCGTCAGAAAAGATTGATGGGTCTGTTAGTGAGTTAGCCATTGGATGGCTTTGTACGGCTGGTCTATGCCGACTTTGA
- a CDS encoding class III extradiol ring-cleavage dioxygenase: MSHHLPTLFVPHGAPTFALRPGAAGAAIAAAAGALPSPRAIIVVSAHWDTAEPTVGFAERPETIHDFWGFPEALYALRYPATGCREAAEEVVAALQSAGLPAQADAGRGLDHGAWVPLRLMFPEADIPVIPLSIQSRGGVQQAYRLGQALAPLVARGFLIITSGNVTHNLRDYQAAAASDGQTPAYVRQFSTWISEQISAGAIDALLDYRRQAPGGVQAHPSEEHLLPLYVALGAAGRNAQPQRIHAGIDDYVIAMDAYSFLPQ, encoded by the coding sequence ATGTCACATCATCTACCAACGCTTTTCGTGCCTCACGGCGCCCCGACCTTTGCCTTGCGTCCCGGTGCCGCCGGAGCGGCCATTGCCGCCGCCGCCGGCGCCCTGCCCTCGCCGCGGGCCATCATCGTGGTCAGCGCGCATTGGGATACGGCTGAACCGACGGTCGGATTCGCTGAACGCCCAGAAACCATTCATGACTTCTGGGGCTTTCCGGAGGCACTTTATGCCCTGCGCTACCCGGCCACGGGTTGCCGCGAAGCTGCCGAAGAAGTGGTCGCAGCGCTCCAGTCAGCCGGTCTCCCGGCACAGGCCGATGCCGGACGCGGCCTGGACCACGGCGCCTGGGTACCACTGCGCCTGATGTTCCCGGAAGCCGACATTCCGGTCATTCCGCTCTCGATCCAGAGCCGGGGCGGCGTACAGCAGGCTTATCGCCTGGGTCAGGCACTGGCTCCGCTCGTTGCTCGCGGCTTCCTGATCATCACCTCGGGCAATGTGACGCACAACCTGCGCGACTATCAGGCCGCAGCAGCCAGCGACGGGCAGACGCCTGCTTATGTCCGCCAGTTTTCGACCTGGATCAGCGAGCAGATCAGCGCCGGAGCCATCGACGCCCTGCTCGACTATCGCCGCCAGGCCCCCGGAGGCGTTCAGGCGCACCCGAGCGAAGAACACCTGCTGCCCCTTTACGTGGCCCTCGGTGCAGCCGGGCGGAACGCACAGCCACAGCGCATTCATGCCGGCATCGACGATTACGTCATCGCCATGGACGCTTATTCATTTTTGCCGCAATAA
- a CDS encoding response regulator gives MRIMIVDDNAAMRKVLAALFVSAGHEVVAVLEDGSRLEQSVHDTAPELLCLDYHLPGRNGLVLLRTINALAPDVDVVFMTASSEQNIEGMAADAGAAGFIRKPFSQSQIIDELHAIEETRKHARQPQRKGPALFGGRVSGSVVVADDNSSVRLVLKGLLEECGLKVVQSVASGSEAITAARQHKPKLLCLDVNMPVMGGIEALPEIVAASPETAVIMVTGCADKKLVAQAAGLGARGYIIKPLRPAYVQDFVRKLFGV, from the coding sequence ATGCGAATCATGATCGTCGACGACAACGCAGCCATGCGGAAAGTCCTCGCCGCCCTGTTTGTCAGTGCCGGGCATGAAGTGGTTGCCGTACTTGAGGATGGCAGCCGGCTTGAGCAGTCTGTGCACGATACGGCGCCGGAGTTGCTGTGCCTTGACTATCATTTGCCGGGCCGCAACGGACTGGTGTTGCTGCGGACGATCAATGCGCTGGCGCCGGATGTCGATGTGGTATTCATGACCGCATCGAGCGAACAGAATATTGAAGGCATGGCGGCCGATGCCGGAGCAGCCGGATTTATCCGCAAGCCTTTCAGCCAGTCTCAGATCATCGACGAATTACATGCCATCGAGGAAACGCGCAAGCACGCGCGCCAGCCTCAACGCAAGGGGCCGGCCTTGTTCGGCGGTCGGGTCAGCGGCAGCGTGGTGGTGGCCGATGACAACAGTTCGGTTCGTCTGGTGCTCAAGGGCTTGCTGGAGGAATGCGGCTTGAAGGTTGTCCAGTCGGTGGCCAGCGGTTCTGAGGCGATTACTGCGGCGCGGCAGCACAAGCCGAAACTGCTCTGTCTCGACGTCAACATGCCGGTCATGGGCGGGATCGAGGCGTTGCCGGAGATCGTTGCCGCCAGTCCGGAAACTGCAGTCATCATGGTGACCGGTTGCGCGGACAAGAAACTGGTTGCCCAGGCTGCTGGTCTGGGCGCGCGTGGTTACATCATCAAACCATTGCGCCCGGCTTACGTTCAGGATTTTGTCCGTAAGCTGTTTGGTGTCTGA
- a CDS encoding EAL domain-containing protein, with protein MLSGIPDDEPLSFIDEPELPEGGDLPVWRILVVDDEPDVHEATLLALKDMQVEGRGLAFVHAYSAGEARACLTQYDDLAVVLLDVVMESDDAGLRLVRFIRDELGNRAMRVILRTGQPGYAPEIDTIQLYDINDYKTKSELTRVRLFTSLTVAIRSYWQIHQLEASRRGLALIVGAGNELSKPRGLQRFAEGVVTQLCALLGIGEEGLVCAVDGDFGRPPTVLAAAGCYAGWMGRSLDDISDRRVREELEKAFSGRSHQFGEATCLYFGGTGNQALAAFVDVQHPLSTLDRNLLEVFCSNISVGFENMQLYRRISNLAFEDGLVKLPNRNSLLTLIDQRPSAADTLALVDIDGFADINSILDQSFGDAVLVAVATRLRQMFPPTVVVARVGSDVFSVLGPATEITPESIAHIFSAPFTVDAENLRLSATAGLVNLSDSSFKGVELLKNAAVSLKLAKNFSRGKSLYFEPAHANSARERMQLLSQLRQAFSAERLFPVYQPFVDLASGRFVGAEVLLRWRTEEGAFVPPDRFIPLAEQSGLMVAIGDWVMRSAFQFLARLAAIGLTDFRMAINVSHVQFREPDFVDRLVSAMAEYKVSPANVEIELTESVAIDNIELIGKKLAAVRAAGVAIAIDDFGTGYSSLNIIRQLNVDRLKIDRAFVSGEGSSDDHYGIAHMVIQLAEQLGLETIAEGIETDAQRDSLLAMGCRDGQGYLFSRPLPAEEFLALLRT; from the coding sequence ATGCTGTCCGGAATACCTGATGATGAACCGCTGAGTTTCATTGATGAGCCTGAGTTGCCCGAAGGCGGGGATTTGCCTGTCTGGCGGATTCTGGTGGTTGATGACGAGCCGGATGTCCATGAAGCCACGCTGCTGGCACTCAAGGACATGCAGGTTGAAGGGCGCGGGCTGGCGTTTGTTCATGCCTATTCCGCCGGCGAAGCCAGGGCCTGCCTGACCCAGTATGACGACCTGGCTGTCGTGCTGCTCGATGTGGTGATGGAATCCGATGACGCTGGTTTGCGTCTGGTGCGTTTCATCCGCGACGAATTGGGAAATCGCGCCATGCGCGTGATTCTGCGCACCGGCCAGCCGGGCTATGCGCCGGAAATCGATACGATCCAGCTTTATGACATCAATGATTACAAGACCAAGTCGGAGCTGACCAGAGTTCGGCTGTTTACCTCGTTGACCGTGGCGATCCGCTCTTACTGGCAGATTCATCAGCTTGAAGCGAGCCGGCGTGGCTTGGCCCTGATTGTGGGTGCTGGTAACGAGTTGAGCAAGCCGCGTGGTCTGCAGCGTTTTGCCGAAGGTGTTGTGACTCAGTTGTGTGCCTTGCTCGGGATTGGTGAGGAAGGCTTGGTCTGTGCGGTTGATGGGGATTTTGGACGCCCCCCGACCGTGCTGGCTGCCGCTGGGTGTTACGCCGGATGGATGGGCCGGTCGCTCGACGATATTTCCGATAGGCGGGTGCGCGAAGAACTGGAGAAGGCTTTTTCCGGACGCAGCCACCAGTTTGGCGAGGCTACCTGCCTTTATTTCGGCGGAACGGGCAACCAGGCGTTGGCGGCATTCGTCGATGTCCAGCACCCACTCAGCACGCTTGATCGCAATTTGCTGGAAGTGTTCTGCAGCAATATTTCGGTTGGCTTCGAGAATATGCAGCTTTACCGTCGGATCAGTAACCTCGCTTTCGAGGATGGCCTGGTCAAATTGCCGAATCGCAATAGCCTGCTGACCCTGATCGATCAACGCCCCAGTGCGGCAGATACCCTTGCGCTGGTCGATATCGATGGCTTTGCCGATATCAACAGCATTCTGGACCAAAGTTTCGGCGATGCCGTGCTGGTTGCTGTGGCAACAAGGTTGCGCCAGATGTTTCCGCCCACGGTGGTGGTTGCCCGCGTTGGTAGCGATGTTTTCAGCGTGCTGGGACCGGCGACAGAGATTACGCCGGAAAGCATCGCACACATTTTCTCGGCGCCTTTCACGGTCGACGCAGAAAACTTGCGACTTTCGGCCACCGCAGGCCTGGTCAATTTGAGTGATTCGTCGTTCAAGGGCGTCGAGTTGCTCAAGAATGCTGCGGTTTCGCTCAAGCTGGCGAAAAACTTCAGCCGTGGCAAGTCCCTTTATTTCGAGCCGGCGCACGCCAATTCGGCGCGCGAACGGATGCAGTTGCTCAGTCAGCTGCGCCAGGCTTTTTCTGCCGAACGCCTTTTCCCTGTCTATCAGCCATTTGTCGATCTGGCGAGTGGCCGCTTTGTCGGGGCGGAAGTGTTGTTGCGTTGGCGGACTGAGGAGGGGGCATTCGTTCCGCCGGATCGTTTCATTCCGCTGGCCGAGCAGTCCGGCCTGATGGTGGCGATCGGCGACTGGGTGATGCGCAGCGCCTTTCAGTTTCTGGCGCGTCTGGCAGCCATCGGGCTGACTGATTTCCGGATGGCGATCAATGTGTCGCACGTTCAGTTTCGCGAACCCGACTTCGTCGACCGCCTGGTTTCAGCCATGGCTGAATACAAGGTCAGTCCGGCCAACGTTGAAATCGAGCTGACCGAATCGGTGGCTATCGACAATATTGAACTGATCGGTAAAAAGCTGGCTGCCGTGCGTGCCGCCGGTGTTGCAATCGCGATCGACGATTTCGGGACGGGCTATTCGTCGCTCAACATCATTCGCCAGTTGAACGTCGATCGCCTGAAGATCGATCGTGCCTTTGTCAGTGGTGAAGGCAGCAGCGACGATCATTACGGTATTGCCCACATGGTGATTCAGCTGGCTGAACAGCTTGGGCTGGAAACCATTGCCGAAGGGATAGAAACCGATGCACAGCGTGATTCGCTGCTGGCCATGGGTTGTCGCGACGGCCAGGGATATCTCTTTTCCCGGCCGTTGCCGGCCGAAGAGTTTCTTGCCTTGCTGCGGACTTGA
- a CDS encoding LysR family transcriptional regulator, with product MDRLEAMHLFVRVAELGSFSAVAQQLGVARSVVTRQIAALESHLGIKLMVRSTRRLAMTSAGTAYLEKCRVILNLVESAETDVAQERLAPRGNIRISLPLTFGIKRLAPLLIEFSGLYPEVSLDMDYSDRRVKLIEEGIDLSIRITRRLDPGDVARKIGSGQMYVVASPDYLARHGRPQHPSELIHHECLGYTAGGSMQHWQFLIAGQPESFPVRSRINANNGEVLTEAAAQGLGLTLQPDFIVDAFLQAGRIESILDAFPVPELGIYAMLPSNRHVPHRVRVLMDFLSQRLG from the coding sequence ATGGATCGACTTGAAGCCATGCACCTGTTCGTTCGTGTCGCCGAATTGGGCAGTTTTTCTGCGGTTGCGCAGCAGTTGGGCGTGGCCCGCTCGGTAGTGACACGGCAAATTGCCGCACTCGAAAGTCATCTCGGCATCAAATTGATGGTGCGCAGTACGCGCCGCCTGGCGATGACCTCGGCGGGGACGGCTTATCTGGAGAAATGCCGGGTGATCCTGAATCTGGTCGAGTCGGCTGAAACCGATGTGGCCCAAGAGCGCCTGGCGCCGCGCGGCAATATCCGCATCAGCCTGCCGCTGACTTTTGGCATCAAACGCCTGGCCCCTCTACTGATCGAATTTTCCGGCCTTTATCCGGAGGTTAGCCTGGACATGGATTATTCCGATCGTCGGGTCAAATTGATCGAGGAGGGGATCGATCTGTCGATCCGCATCACCCGCCGTCTTGATCCCGGTGATGTGGCACGCAAGATCGGTTCGGGCCAGATGTACGTTGTGGCCTCTCCGGATTACCTGGCGCGTCACGGTCGACCGCAGCATCCGTCCGAATTGATTCATCACGAATGCCTTGGCTACACGGCCGGTGGCAGCATGCAGCACTGGCAATTCCTGATCGCCGGCCAGCCGGAAAGTTTTCCCGTGCGCAGCAGAATCAATGCCAACAATGGCGAGGTCCTGACCGAAGCGGCTGCCCAGGGCTTGGGGCTGACCTTGCAGCCTGACTTCATTGTCGATGCATTTCTGCAGGCCGGGCGTATTGAAAGCATTCTCGACGCGTTTCCCGTGCCCGAACTGGGCATCTACGCAATGCTCCCGAGTAATCGCCATGTCCCGCACAGGGTGCGGGTCTTGATGGATTTTCTGAGCCAGCGGCTTGGTTAA
- a CDS encoding cytochrome b: MTKHYTRTAKSLHWLMAILLIGLLALGFYMHDLPLSPEKLQLYSWHKWAGVSAFLLVLVRLAWRITHQPPALPASMPKLMQWVAHAGHLALYLLMLAIPLSGWLMSSAKGFQTVWFGLLPIPDLIGKDKELGQLLQTIHMSLNLLFVATLLGHIAAALKHHFIDKDDILRRMLPRHSKEH; this comes from the coding sequence GTGACAAAGCACTACACCCGCACCGCCAAAAGCCTGCACTGGCTGATGGCCATCCTGCTCATCGGCCTGCTGGCACTTGGTTTTTACATGCATGACCTGCCGCTTTCGCCGGAAAAACTGCAACTTTATTCCTGGCACAAGTGGGCTGGCGTCAGTGCTTTCCTGCTCGTCCTGGTCCGGCTGGCCTGGCGCATCACACATCAGCCCCCCGCCTTGCCGGCCAGCATGCCGAAACTCATGCAATGGGTTGCCCATGCCGGGCATCTCGCGCTCTACCTGCTGATGCTGGCCATTCCGCTTTCCGGCTGGCTGATGAGTTCAGCCAAAGGCTTCCAGACAGTCTGGTTCGGCCTGCTGCCGATCCCCGATCTGATCGGCAAGGACAAGGAACTCGGCCAGTTGCTGCAGACCATTCACATGAGCCTCAACCTGCTTTTTGTGGCAACGCTGCTCGGTCACATCGCTGCTGCCCTCAAACACCACTTTATCGACAAGGACGACATCCTTCGCCGGATGCTGCCCCGCCATTCCAAGGAGCATTAA
- a CDS encoding SDR family oxidoreductase, with protein sequence MNPLQKILITGATGAIGGALAEAYAAPGVELYLHGRNEAALGSVAERCAALGADVICERLDIRDTPVLHAWLSTLGPLDLVIINAGMNSNIGPASEPEPWSEVEALLDVNLKAALLIAQTVLLPMRERGKGQIALVSSLAGYFGLPVTPAYCASKAGLKAYGEALRGWLGPEGIRVNVIMPGYVKSPMCDGMPGPKPFMWSPERAARTIKRGLARDKARISFPFPLNWGTWWLAVLPAAVSVRIVRWLGYGG encoded by the coding sequence ATGAACCCACTGCAGAAAATCCTGATTACCGGCGCTACCGGTGCAATCGGAGGTGCCTTGGCGGAGGCCTACGCGGCCCCCGGAGTGGAGTTGTATCTTCACGGCCGGAATGAGGCCGCGCTGGGTTCTGTTGCCGAACGATGTGCAGCATTGGGCGCCGATGTAATTTGTGAGCGCCTTGATATTCGCGATACCCCTGTGCTGCACGCTTGGTTGAGTACGCTGGGGCCGCTGGATCTGGTCATCATCAATGCCGGTATGAATAGCAACATTGGCCCAGCCAGCGAGCCCGAGCCTTGGTCTGAAGTGGAGGCTCTCCTGGATGTGAATCTGAAGGCTGCTTTGCTCATTGCGCAGACTGTATTGCTTCCTATGCGAGAGCGGGGCAAGGGGCAGATTGCCTTGGTGAGTTCTCTAGCAGGGTATTTTGGTCTGCCCGTCACCCCGGCGTATTGCGCCAGCAAGGCGGGGCTTAAGGCTTACGGCGAAGCGCTGCGTGGCTGGCTTGGGCCGGAAGGAATTCGAGTGAATGTGATCATGCCTGGCTATGTGAAGTCACCGATGTGCGACGGTATGCCGGGCCCTAAGCCCTTTATGTGGTCTCCTGAACGGGCTGCTCGGACGATTAAGCGAGGTTTGGCGCGTGACAAGGCACGGATCAGTTTTCCATTCCCGTTGAATTGGGGAACCTGGTGGCTGGCGGTCTTGCCAGCCGCAGTATCAGTACGTATTGTGCGCTGGCTGGGTTATGGTGGCTGA
- a CDS encoding YceI family protein, with translation MQKLSKLTAALVLASTVAIPALAAPETYVVEGTHTYPRFSYSHFGYSTQLSRFNKTTGKVIFDKAAKSGAVDIVIDAKSVDTGYPTFNEHIQGEDFLDTAKFPTATFKSTKVVFEGDKPASIEGNLTLKGVTKPVTLTVTSFQAMPHPMMKKDAIGANAFTVVKRSEFNAGKYAPYVGNEVRIDIAIEAIKE, from the coding sequence ATGCAAAAACTGAGCAAACTCACCGCCGCCCTCGTCCTCGCTTCGACCGTTGCCATCCCGGCACTGGCCGCACCGGAAACCTACGTGGTTGAAGGCACGCACACCTATCCGCGTTTCTCGTACAGCCACTTCGGCTACTCCACCCAGCTCAGCCGCTTCAACAAGACGACCGGCAAGGTCATCTTCGACAAGGCCGCCAAGAGCGGCGCGGTCGACATCGTGATCGATGCCAAATCGGTCGATACCGGCTACCCGACCTTCAACGAGCACATCCAGGGCGAAGATTTCCTCGACACCGCCAAGTTCCCGACGGCTACGTTCAAGTCCACCAAAGTGGTTTTCGAAGGTGACAAACCGGCCAGCATCGAAGGCAACCTGACGCTGAAGGGTGTGACCAAGCCGGTGACCCTGACCGTGACTTCCTTCCAGGCCATGCCGCACCCGATGATGAAGAAGGATGCGATCGGCGCCAACGCCTTTACCGTGGTCAAGCGTTCCGAATTCAACGCCGGCAAGTACGCGCCTTACGTCGGTAACGAAGTGCGCATCGACATCGCCATCGAAGCAATCAAGGAGTAA
- a CDS encoding site-specific integrase, with product MATFEQRESGWWQAKIRRKGHATQSRTFEKKVDAETWARKIENEMDRGVFQDRREAETTTLRTALERYEREVTSKKKAQRQEKSFIKHWLERKDFAEKSLAGLKSSDFASFRDARLKIVSTQTVRHELKLIAHLFNIAAKEWGIAVENPLRNVKMPSQGKSRERRLSREEERYLLSAAENSGAVDKDGKSRANPWIAPAIRFALATAMRQGEVLMLTWKHIDKEKRTATLEDTKNGERRVVPLSPSALAVLEALPRTLRGPVFATTQEALAQSWKRAVKRAHRLYMADCEEAGTEVDPDFMTDLHFHDLRHEAISRLFELGLDAMTVSEISGHKTLQMLKRYTHLSKADVAQRLAMLESLKAAS from the coding sequence ATGGCAACTTTTGAGCAGCGAGAATCCGGCTGGTGGCAAGCGAAAATCCGGCGCAAAGGTCATGCAACACAAAGCCGGACCTTCGAAAAAAAGGTAGATGCTGAGACCTGGGCGCGGAAGATCGAAAATGAAATGGACCGCGGGGTCTTTCAAGACCGCCGCGAAGCTGAAACGACGACGCTGCGCACCGCCCTGGAGCGCTATGAGCGCGAAGTGACATCGAAGAAGAAAGCCCAGCGGCAGGAGAAGAGCTTTATCAAGCACTGGCTTGAGCGCAAAGACTTTGCAGAAAAATCGCTCGCCGGCCTGAAGTCTTCAGACTTCGCTTCATTCCGCGACGCTCGCTTGAAGATCGTCAGCACACAGACGGTTCGCCATGAACTAAAGCTGATCGCGCATCTATTCAACATCGCCGCGAAGGAATGGGGAATCGCAGTAGAAAACCCGCTTCGCAACGTCAAAATGCCGAGCCAGGGAAAGTCCCGCGAGCGGCGGCTATCTCGCGAAGAAGAGCGCTATCTGCTCTCTGCCGCTGAGAATTCTGGAGCAGTCGACAAGGATGGAAAGAGCAGGGCAAACCCGTGGATTGCCCCTGCCATCCGGTTTGCCCTGGCAACAGCCATGCGCCAGGGCGAAGTTCTGATGCTGACATGGAAACATATCGACAAGGAAAAACGGACTGCCACGCTCGAAGATACGAAGAATGGAGAGCGCCGGGTTGTGCCTCTCTCCCCTTCCGCGCTGGCCGTGCTGGAAGCCCTCCCCCGCACGCTACGTGGCCCCGTCTTCGCGACAACACAAGAAGCGCTTGCCCAGAGCTGGAAACGTGCCGTAAAGCGCGCGCATCGGCTTTACATGGCTGACTGCGAAGAAGCTGGCACAGAAGTCGATCCAGATTTTATGACTGATCTACATTTTCACGATCTGCGTCATGAGGCTATCAGCCGCCTGTTCGAACTTGGACTTGATGCGATGACGGTGAGCGAGATCAGCGGACACAAGACTCTTCAGATGCTTAAACGCTATACGCACTTGAGCAAGGCTGACGTTGCTCAAAGGCTCGCAATGCTTGAATCGTTAAAAGCCGCGTCGTAA